The following coding sequences lie in one Aspergillus luchuensis IFO 4308 DNA, chromosome 8, nearly complete sequence genomic window:
- a CDS encoding uncharacterized protein (COG:S;~EggNog:ENOG410PKP8;~TransMembrane:6 (o23-45i57-78o98-121i133-154o174-200i212-229o)): protein MSSLTAAQIEAMEANPGATRAPGIIACASITMAASAAGVILRVIARSITAMRLGLDDYFIIVGLFFNVAFNVSIYITIHFGMGKHIVYVTDAKGLTLSITIAECFYCLAICFTKLSILTFYGRIFPQRWFRLMTWFMAFVVVAYNFCSVLATWLQCVPLSHAWDPSVSATCIDYYAVVVFSGVTNVVTDFIILSMPLSVIHQLHMSSRKKRMLASVFALGFGTCIASILRCIEAQALNSADSSWDLQGAIDCTSVEICVAMITACMPSMRPLVSKIFKSNATQANSKMDPTAGTYKMSTQKGTRSRADRGWSAIDHEETQRLPEERSADELSLGSLKQAYRADVRQAV, encoded by the exons ATGTCAAGTCTAACAGCAGCTCAAATCGAGGCAATGGAAGCCAATCCGGGTGCGACCCGTGCACCGGGAATCATTGCCTGCGCATCAATCACAATGGCCGCCAGCGCTGCAGGCGTTATCCTGCGAGTGATAGCCCGATCTATCACGGCGATGCGGTTAGGTCTCGACGACTACTTTATCATAGTAGGATTG TTCTTCAACGTTGCATTCAACGTCTCAATCTACATAACCATCCACTTTGGCATGGGAAAGCACATTGTCTATGTAACCGATGCGAAGGGTTTAACATTG TCTATAACCATCGCCGAGTGCTTCTACTGTCTCGCCATCTGCTTCACCAAGCTCTCCATCCTAACATTCTACGGTCGGATCTTCCCACAGCGATGGTTCCGCCTCATGACCTGGTTCATGGCCTTTGTCGTAGTTGCGTACAACTTCTGCAGTGTGCTCGCTACCTGGCTACAATGtgttcctctctctcacgCCTGGGATCCTTCCGTGTCCGCCACCTGCATTGATTACTACGCCGTCGTGGTATTCAGCGGCGTGACAAACGTCGTCACTGACTTTATCATCCTGAGCATGCCCCTCTCTGTTATCCATCAACTACACATGAGCAGTCGCAAGAAACGCATGCTGGCGTCTGTCTTTGCTCTCGGGTTTGG AACCTGCATCGCCTCCATCCTCCGCTGCATCGAAGCTCAAGCCCTCAACTCCGCTGACTCCAGCTGGGACCTGCAAGGCGCCATCGACTGCACCTCAGTCGAGATCTGCGTCGCCATGATAACGGCCTGCATGCCCTCCATGCGCCCGCTGGTCTCGAAGATATTCAAGTCGAACGCTACCCAGGCAAACTCGAAGATGGACCCCACGGCTGGGACTTATAAAATGTCGACGCAGAAAGGGACGCGCAGTCGGGCGGACCGCGGTTGGTCGGCGATCGATCATGAGGAGACACAGAGGCTCCCGGAGGAAAGGTCCGCCGATGAACTTTCGTTGGGGAGTTTGAAGCAGGCGTACCGTGCTGATGTAAGACAGGCGGTGTGA